Within the Luteolibacter yonseiensis genome, the region AAGCCATCTGGTCCGCCGAAGGGCGCATCGTGCTGGAGCGTGAATTCTGGATCGCCGTGATGAAAGCGCAGCGCGATCTCGGCCTCGACGTCCCGCAGGATGCCATCGACGCCTACGAGAAGGTGAAAGACAGCGTGGACACCGCCTCCATCATGGCCCGGGAAAAAATCACCCGCCACGACGTGAAGGCCCGCATCGAGGAATTCAACGACCTCGCCGGCCACGAGCAGGTCCACAAGGGCATGACCTCGCGCGATCTCACGGAGAACGTCGAGCAACTCCAGGTTTACCGTTCGCTGCTCATCGTCCGCGACAAGACCGTCGCCACGCTGCGCCGTTTCCGCGAGCGTTCGGAGCAGTGGAGCGAGCTCATCCTCACCGCCCGCACCCACAACGTCGCCGCCCAGCCGACCACGCTCGGCAAGCGCATCGCAATGTTTGGCGAGGAGCTTCTCAGCGCCCTGCAGGCCCTCGACGCCGTCATCGCCACCTACGCGGTGCGCGGTCTGAAAGGCGCGGTCGGCACGCAGATGGACCAGCTTTCCCTTTTCGAAGGTGATGCGGAAAAAGTCGCGGATCTCGAAAAACGCGTGGTCGCGCACCTCGGCATGCCCGCCGTCTGGACGAACGTCGGCCAGGTTTATCCCCGCTCGCTCGACTTCCGCGTGGTCGCCGCGCTGACCGACCTTTGTTCCGGTCCTTCCTCCTTCTGCAAAACCCTGCGCCTGATGGCCGGTCACGAAACCGCCAGCGAAGGCTTCGCCCCCGGCCAGACCGGCTCCAGCGCCATGCCGCACAAGATGAACTCACGCTCCTGCGAGCGGGTGAACGGCTTCCACGTCATCCTCAAGGGCTACCTCGCCATGGCCTCCGGTCTCGCGGGCGACCAGTGGAACGAGGGCGATGTCTCGTGCTCGGTCGTCCGCCGCATCATGCTGCCGGATTCGTTCTACGCCATCGACGGCATGTTCGAAACCTTTCTCACCGTGCTCGACCAGATGGACGCCTACGAGGCGGTCATCAATGCCGAGACCGCGCACTACCTGCCATTCCTCATGACCACCACCATCATGATGGAAGCCGTGAAATCCGGCGTCGGCCGCGAGACCGCGCACAAGGCCATCAAGGAGCACGCCGTCGCCACCGTCGCGGATCTCCGCACTGGGAAAATCGAACGCAACAACCTTATCGAACGCCTCGCGGGGGACAGCCGCCTCGGCCTCTCACGCGAGGCGCTGGATGCCATCCTGGCAAAAGGCGACCGCGAATCCGGTGCCGCCAAGACACAGATCGAGACATTCGCCGCAGCGGTCAGGGAGTTGGAAAAAGCCAGTCCGCAGGCCGCGGCTTACGGACCGGGTTCCATCCTGTGATATTGCCGGGCGGTTGATGGCGGCTCCTTCGGACTGCGGGCCACACGTGGTCCGCGGGCGCTTCACGCACAGGTCCCGAACAACCGGTCTCCGGCATCACCGAGGCCGGGGAGAATGTAGCCGCGGTCGTTCAGGCAGCGGTCGAGGCAGGCGGTGTGGATGTGGATTTCCGGAAAGGCGGATTCCAGCGCGGCGACTCCCTGGGGGGAGGCGACGAGGCAGGCGAACCGCAGGTGGCGGGCTCCGGCGGCGTGCAGGGTGCGGACGGCGTGGATGGCGGATCCGCCCGTCGCGAGCATGGGATCGAGCACGATGATCTCATGCTCACCGATTGTCGGAGGGTGTTTCAGATAGTAGGGCTCCGCCTCCAGCGTGACTTCGTTCCGGGCGACACCGATGTGGGCGACGGAGGCCTGCGGGATGAGGTCGAGAAATCCATCGAGAAATCCCAGGCCCGCGCGCAGGATGGGAACGAGGATGATGCCGCGTGAGACCCGCACGCCGGAGGTGATTTCCAGCGGGGTCGCACATTCGACCACCTCGGTTTCCAGATTCGCGGTGACGGAAGGAACCATCAGCGAGGAGATCCGGCGGACGCGCTGGCGGAATTCCGGTGACGGACATCCGGGGTCGCGGAGTTTCGTGAGTTCCTCGGCGATGAGCGGATGTTCGACGACGTGCAGCATGTCACTCTTTCTGGGCGAGAAGTTTGCGGAGATCCGGCAGGGGAAGGTTCAGCGTGTTGGAGGCTTCCTTGAAATCGCCGTCCGAACGCTCGAGGACGCGTCCGGCGATTTCCGCGTTCAGCCAGTCGAGCAGGTTCACTCCGGTCGGCGCGGCATTGATGAGCTGGTCCAGCGCGGCATTGAAACCGGCGGGGGACTTGCGCGGGGCGGATGCCAGCGGGATGTCCGCAGGCAGGAGGATCTGTGAGGACGCGAGCGCGCAGGCGCGGGCGATGGTGTTTTCCAGCTCGCGCACGTTCCCCGGCCAGTTGTGGGATTGCAGGGTGGCGATGGCCTCCGCCGAGATGCGGATGCGCGCCATGCCGTTTTTCCGGGTGATGCGCTGCAGGAAAAACTCGGCCAGCAGCGGAATGTCCTCCAGCCGCTCGCGCAGCGCGGGGATCTTGATCTCCACCACGTTCAGGCGGTAGTAGAGATCCTCGCGGAATCGCCCCGCGGCCACTTCCTCGCTGAGATTCTTGTGGGTGGCAGCGACGATGCGGACATCCGTGGTGAGGGTTTCGTTCGCACCCACGCGGGAGAACGAGCCGTCCTGCAGGACGCGCAGGAGCTTTACCTGGATGGAAAGCGGCATGTCGCCGATCTCATCGAGGAAAAGCGTGCCGCCATCCGCTTGCTCGAAGCGTCCGGCACGGCGGGCGATCGCTCCGGTGAAGGAACCTTTCTCGTGACCGAAGAGCTCGCTCTCCAGAAGGTTTTCCGGAATGGCGCCGCAGTTGATGGTGATCATTTCCTTCTGCTTGCGCGGGCTGTACTCGTGCACCGCCTTCGCGACAAGCTCCTTGCCGGTGCCGCTTTCCCCGGCGATGAGGATGGGCGCGTCCGAGCGGGCGACGCGGCCCACGAGTTTGAAAACCTCCTGCAACGCTCGGGAAATCCCGATCATCTTCACCCGGCTGTCATGCTTCGGCATTTCCGGATCCGGCTGGCCCGCGCTGCGGCGGTCGTCCTGCGTCTGGAGCGCGGATTCCACCACGGGGCGCAGTTCGAATGCCAGCGACTCCTTGCGCAGCACATCGTGCGCGCCGCGCTGGGTGGCCTCGATGATCTGCCCGGTCGTCGGGAAACCGGCGGTCAGGACCACCAGCGTCTGCGGGCTCTGCTGGAGGATGCGGCCGAGCAGCTCCATCCCGTCGAAGGGTTCGAGCTCCATCGCGGCGACCACCACGCTGACCGGGGTTTTCTCAATGACCTTGATGGCGTTCGCGGCATTGTCACACCGCAGCACCCGCAGGTTTTTGGCGGAAAGATGCTTGGTGGCCCAATCCAGGAAATCCAGATCGGGATCGACTAACAACAGGGTATCTTCAGTGGGATTTTCCGGCATCGGGCGAACGGCGGAAAGTCAATCAGGGCGGGAGCCCATCACACGACAAAAAAAATCGCGCCGGGAAACATTACGGATGTCGGTTTTTCCGGGAAAATGCCGCATGCCGCGCTTCAGGTGGCCGACGGGACCCGTATCTCGCTGCGCCTGGCTTCGTAGGCACCGGTGGCGATCCCGGCCACCACGCCCGATCCGAAGCCGAAGACGTGTCCCAGGATGTCGGTGTTTCCGTCGTTGTTGCCTCCCAGCCAGCCGAGAATGACGAGCCCAGCGAACAGCGGTGCGAAGATCCTCATCCACGGCATTTTGACCCGTTCATGAAAAACCTCCGCCACTCCCGCCCCGCACAGGATCCCCAACGCCGCGAACACCGCCGTCGAAGCCCCGAGGGAGACAAACGACCCGGGATACGCCAGCCGCGAGACCAGCGCATTTCCCAGGGTGCCGCACCCGAGGATCAGCAACCAGCCGACCATGGGGCCGACCGACCTTGCGACCAGCCCTGCGAAAACCACCCCGCCGGCGAGATTGCCCATCAGGTGGGCCAGGTCCGCATGTAGGAAAAGCCCGGTGAAAGGACGCCACCATTCACCCCTGCCGATGAATCCCACGCTGGATGAAGCCGCGCGGTCCGCCAGCTTGTAATCCACATCCTGCCAGTAAAACACCGCGAGCAATACCAGCACCCAGAGCCCGGTGAGGCCCCAGCCCGCCGGATGCCGCGTCCATTCCTTTCCACTCCACGCCGGGATGACGAAGGGGGCCGCTTCCCGTCCGTAAGCGTCGAGTTCCTCTGAAATCTTCGGAGCGGGGTGGGGTTCCGCCTGAAGCTCCCATTCCCCGGGCACCTCGGATTCCGTCACCCGGCAGGCCTCGCCCATCGCCAGCACCACCAGTCCGTGCTCGTAGGCCTGGTCCAGCGATGGATAGCGGCCCACATGGACCCAGTCCTCCTCAGGCGGTGTTTCGGTGTTGGGATTTGAATTCATCCGTTCGTTCATCGCGAAGATCCACCCTCAAACGCATCCGTCAATCCCCGGTGTGAGGCGACGTATTCCGGAGCGCGGGAGGATTTTTTCATGCGGACGCCGCCGCCAGATGATCCAACGCCGCCGGAGCGCGCTCCACCACCAGCGAAAAATGGCCGA harbors:
- the upp gene encoding uracil phosphoribosyltransferase, translating into MLHVVEHPLIAEELTKLRDPGCPSPEFRQRVRRISSLMVPSVTANLETEVVECATPLEITSGVRVSRGIILVPILRAGLGFLDGFLDLIPQASVAHIGVARNEVTLEAEPYYLKHPPTIGEHEIIVLDPMLATGGSAIHAVRTLHAAGARHLRFACLVASPQGVAALESAFPEIHIHTACLDRCLNDRGYILPGLGDAGDRLFGTCA
- a CDS encoding rhomboid family intramembrane serine protease produces the protein MNERMNSNPNTETPPEEDWVHVGRYPSLDQAYEHGLVVLAMGEACRVTESEVPGEWELQAEPHPAPKISEELDAYGREAAPFVIPAWSGKEWTRHPAGWGLTGLWVLVLLAVFYWQDVDYKLADRAASSSVGFIGRGEWWRPFTGLFLHADLAHLMGNLAGGVVFAGLVARSVGPMVGWLLILGCGTLGNALVSRLAYPGSFVSLGASTAVFAALGILCGAGVAEVFHERVKMPWMRIFAPLFAGLVILGWLGGNNDGNTDILGHVFGFGSGVVAGIATGAYEARRSEIRVPSAT
- a CDS encoding sigma-54-dependent transcriptional regulator, whose product is MPENPTEDTLLLVDPDLDFLDWATKHLSAKNLRVLRCDNAANAIKVIEKTPVSVVVAAMELEPFDGMELLGRILQQSPQTLVVLTAGFPTTGQIIEATQRGAHDVLRKESLAFELRPVVESALQTQDDRRSAGQPDPEMPKHDSRVKMIGISRALQEVFKLVGRVARSDAPILIAGESGTGKELVAKAVHEYSPRKQKEMITINCGAIPENLLESELFGHEKGSFTGAIARRAGRFEQADGGTLFLDEIGDMPLSIQVKLLRVLQDGSFSRVGANETLTTDVRIVAATHKNLSEEVAAGRFREDLYYRLNVVEIKIPALRERLEDIPLLAEFFLQRITRKNGMARIRISAEAIATLQSHNWPGNVRELENTIARACALASSQILLPADIPLASAPRKSPAGFNAALDQLINAAPTGVNLLDWLNAEIAGRVLERSDGDFKEASNTLNLPLPDLRKLLAQKE
- the purB gene encoding adenylosuccinate lyase, which codes for MIPNVLAERYASPALQAIWSAEGRIVLEREFWIAVMKAQRDLGLDVPQDAIDAYEKVKDSVDTASIMAREKITRHDVKARIEEFNDLAGHEQVHKGMTSRDLTENVEQLQVYRSLLIVRDKTVATLRRFRERSEQWSELILTARTHNVAAQPTTLGKRIAMFGEELLSALQALDAVIATYAVRGLKGAVGTQMDQLSLFEGDAEKVADLEKRVVAHLGMPAVWTNVGQVYPRSLDFRVVAALTDLCSGPSSFCKTLRLMAGHETASEGFAPGQTGSSAMPHKMNSRSCERVNGFHVILKGYLAMASGLAGDQWNEGDVSCSVVRRIMLPDSFYAIDGMFETFLTVLDQMDAYEAVINAETAHYLPFLMTTTIMMEAVKSGVGRETAHKAIKEHAVATVADLRTGKIERNNLIERLAGDSRLGLSREALDAILAKGDRESGAAKTQIETFAAAVRELEKASPQAAAYGPGSIL